One region of Pleuronectes platessa chromosome 18, fPlePla1.1, whole genome shotgun sequence genomic DNA includes:
- the sdc2 gene encoding syndecan-2 has protein sequence MRNVWIILTLGLAAVLSGERIAEAAKSSSQADDLYLDDTGSGGYYPEDDDDFNSGSGSGVGEEVVKETVTISSVYFEPNAAQPTQDSTKEFTPRVDSATVREKTRDSTPRKPFRTEAPMPVTEDMQKITSTTSAPDSPLQPVEVHTENLFQRTEVLAAVIAGGVIGFLFAIFLILLLVYRMRKKDEGSYDLGERKPSGAAYQKAPTKEFYA, from the exons ATAGCAGAAGCAGCCAAGTCGTCCTCTCAGGCTGATGACTTGTACCTGGATGACACAGGCTCAGGAGGTTATTACCCTGAAGATGATGACGACTTTAACTCAGGGTCTGGCTCAG GAGTGGGTGAAGAAGTGGTGAAGGAAACGGTGACTATCAGCTCGGTGTATTTCGAGCCCAACGCGGCACAGCCCACCCAGGACTCCACCAAAGAATTCACTCCCAGGGTGGACTCGGCTACGGTCAGGGAAAAGACACGCGACAGCACGCCCAGGAAGCCGTTCAGAACAGAG GCACCAATGCCAGTTACAGAGGACATGCAGAAGATCACCAGTACGACCAGTGCCCCCGACTCACCCCTGCAGCCCGTTGAGGTTCACACTGAAAACCTCTTCCAGAGGACAGAGGTGTTGGCAG ctgttATTGCAGGCGGTGTGATTGGCTTCCTGTTCgccatcttcctcatcctcctgctcgtctACCGCATGAGGAAGAAGGACGAGGGCAGCTACGACCTGGGCGAGAGGAAACCCTCCGGCGCAGCCTATCAGAAGGCCCCGACCAAGGAGTTTTATGCATAA